In Candidatus Woesearchaeota archaeon, a single window of DNA contains:
- a CDS encoding two pore domain potassium channel family protein, which translates to KEPGYGTFVYYSIVSFTTIGYGDIAPVSTAARMVTGFSSMLGMIINVVFISILLIFVSSSQGSQIKKEEARIEKIAEEEEKELELLKGKNAKDSRIHSLFEELRKL; encoded by the coding sequence AAAAAGAACCTGGATATGGAACCTTTGTCTATTACAGCATTGTTTCCTTTACCACCATTGGTTATGGAGATATTGCCCCAGTTTCAACTGCTGCGAGAATGGTTACGGGTTTTAGTTCTATGCTTGGCATGATTATTAATGTTGTCTTCATATCTATCCTGCTTATTTTTGTTTCAAGTTCGCAAGGATCTCAGATCAAGAAAGAAGAAGCACGGATTGAGAAAATCGCAGAAGAAGAAGAAAAAGAGCTTGAATTGTTAAAGGGAAAAAACGCTAAGGATAGCAGGATTCATTCTCTGTTTGAAGAGCTACGCAAGCTCTGA